Part of the Lysobacter enzymogenes genome is shown below.
CGCTGCGATCACTTCACCGGAAAATCGAACGCCACCCCCGGCGTCGGCTCCGGCTTGAGCGTGTAATGCCACCACTCCAGCGGATAGTTCTCGAAACCCTCGCGCTGCATCGCCGCGCGCAGGCGCTCGCGGTGGCCGCGCTGGGCCAGGCTCGCGCGCGGCGAATCGGTGTGGGCGAGTTCGTCGAAGAAATCGAAACCGGTGCCCATGTCCAGCGGCTCGTAGCCGCCGCCGCGGCGCTCGAGCAAGGTCAGGTCGAGGGTGGCGCCGCGGCTGTGGCCCGAGGTCGGCGAGATGTAGTCGCCGAGCAGCCGGCTCTTGTCCAGCCCGGGGTAGTAGCGCGGCTTGGTCTTCTGGTCGTCCGGGTCGGCGGCCCAGGCGACGAAGTCGCGCACCGCGCGCACCGGGCGGTAGCAGTCGTAGATGCGCAGGCGCAGCCCCTGCGCGCGCAGCTCGCGTTCGACCCGCGCCAGCGCTTCGGCCACGCTCCGGTGCAGGTAACAACCGGCGCCGAGGTAGCCGGCGACCGGGCGGCCGACGAAGTTGTCGCTGCCGGCGTAGCGGATCTCCAGATCGATGTCGGGCACGAGCGAACGGATCTCGACCATGCCCGCGGCGGCGGCGTCCTGGGCGGTGGAGATGGTCGGCGCGACCGCCGCCAGCGGCGCGGCCGCGGCGGCCGGCGCAGGCGCCGGCCCGCTCTGCGCCTGCGGCGAGCGCACCGCGGCGACGCAGCCGATCAGCACCAGCAAGGCGCAGGCCTCAACCGCAATCGCCGACGCGCGCGAACGCCAGGTCTTCATAGTCGTAGCTGAAATCGGCATCCGGATCGAGCTTGCTCATGCTGAAGGCGGCTGGCTCGGCCGCGGCGGCGAAATCGATCCAGGCCTCGGCGTCGACTTCCTCCGCGTCCCAGTCGACCAGCAGGCGCGGCCCGACCCGGACGATCTTACCGGTCATCAGCGGCGACTTTCGCGAGGCGAATTCCACTTCGCCGCCGCGCGCGCACAGCCCGACCTCGCCGAACCACGGATCGCGGTAGACGCCCAGGCGCCCGCGCAGCTCGTCCGGCTTGAGCGGCCGGCGCGCGGAGGTGTCGGGCGCGCGGCTGGCGGCCGGCGCGGCCGCCTCGCGCTCGATCGCGTCGGCGTACCAAGCCACGCCGCGCTCGCTGCGCGGCTGTGTGTAGCGCTGGGTCAGCATCTGGTCGAACACGCTGCGCGCATCGCCGGCGTCGCCGTTGATCAGCACCACGAAGCCGGCCTTGCGCTCGGGCAGCAGCGTGGTCAGCGAGTACATGCCCATCAGCGTGCCGGTGTGCGAGACCTTGAACTCGCCGTCGAAGTCGCTGAGCCGCCAGCCGTAGCCGTAGGCGGCGAAATGGGTGCCCGACCACTCGCGCTGGCGCCGGCTCGGCGTCATCGGCATCTGCGCGCGCCACAGTTCGCCGCGTTGCTGCGCCGACAGCCACGGCTGGCCGTCGCGCGCCGGCGCGGCCGGGTCGAGCCAGGCGCGCAGCCAGCGGGTCATGTCGTTCAGGCCGCAGCGCACGCCGCCGGCCGGGTCCATCGGCGTGGCGGCGACGGTGTCGCCGTCCTCGCGCACCGGCACGTAGCGCCCGTCGCGGCGCGCGTGCGGCTGCGCCAGCGGCGCGGCCTCGCTGCGCGCGAAGCCGCCGATGCGGCAGCCGTCCATGCCGAGCGGCGCGAACACCTCGCGCCGCAGCAAATCTTCGTACGCCGCGCCGCCCGCCGCGGCGGCGACTTCGCCGGCGACGATGTACAGCAGGTTGTCGTAGTCGTAGCGCGAGCGGAAGCTGTGCACCGGCTTGAGGTAGCGCAAGCCGTGAATCACGTCGCTGCGGGTGAAGCGGTTCGGCTCGGGCCACAGCATCAGGTCGCCGGCGCCGGCGCGCAGGCCGGAGTTGTGGATCAGCAGGTCGCGGACCTGGATCTCGCGGGTGACCCAGTCCTCGTGCATGCGGAAGTTCGGCAAGTACTTCGTCACCGGATCGTCCCAACGCAGCTTGCCGGCATCGACCAGCCGCGCCAGCAGCGCGGTGGTCATCGACTTGGTGTTCGAGGCGATCTTGAACAACGAATCCGGGCCAACCGTTCGCCCGGATCCCGCCAGCAACTCGCCTTGGGTCTTCGAATAGACCACCTGGCCGTTCTCGACCACGGCCACGGCGAAACCCGGCAGGCGATAACGCGCCTGCACTTGCTCGACGATCCGCTCCAGGCCGGCATCGGCCGGCTCGGCCGCGACAGCCGGCCACAACGAAGAAAAGAACAGGGCCGCGCAAAGCGAACCGATGCAGCGCATCGGCACGGGCCCTGTCGAGGTAGAGGAACGCCGGCCCCTGCGTGCAGGGGCCGGCGCGAGGCGCGAGGCGGAGTCGGGCGTCACGTCGGCAGGCGTCGCTCAGGCAGGCTTCGCGCCAGCATGCATCAGAAATCCACCGACACGGTCAGCTGCGCGTAGCGCGGCGTCTGATAGCCGGTGCCCAGGCCATAGAACTCGTTGACGACGCCGACGCCGGTTTCGTAGGAATCGTCGACTTCCAGCGCGCGTTGACGGTTCAGCAGGTTGTAGACCGCCAGCTTGACCCGAAGATCGGCGGCGCCCAGCGAACGCTGGTAGCTGAGGCTCGCGCCGAGATCGAACGTCCACGGCGTGCGCCCGCCGGAGCCGCGCTTGCGCAGTTGGTAGGTGCGCTGGGCGAAGTCTTCCGCGGTGCAGTTGGCCACGCACACGTAGAAGCTGTGGTAGACGGTCGGATCGTACGGATTGCCGAGGCCGAAGGCGTTGATCGGACGCCCGGACTGGGCGTTCAAGGTCGCGCCCACCGTCCAGTTGTCGTTGAGCGCATACGCGCCGCGCAGCTTGATCTGGTGGCGGCGGTCGTTCGGCAGCGGGCCGTCGCCGTTGAGGTTGACGAAGGGATCGTCGAACGATTCGGTGCGGCCGGTGTTGTCGAATCCGAAGTCCGAGTTCGACGGCCCCTCGACGTTGCCCTCGCTCTTGGACCACGTGTACGAGGCGTTGAACATCCACTTGTCGTCCCAGGCGCGGTCGAGCATGAACTCCAGCGCGCGATAGGTGCGCTTGGGCTTGACCCAGCCGCGCTCGCCGACGTAATTGCCGTCGGCGTCGTACAGCGCCCAGCCGGCGCGCGAGGTGTCGATGTCGACGTAGCCGTCCTTGACCCCGTCGCAGTTGGTGTCGGTGTACAGCTTGACCTTTTTGCCGGGGTTGCCCATCACATAGCCGATGCCGCCGGGCTCGCCGTTGCACAGGATGCCGTTGGAGGTGATCTCCATGTCGTCGATGGCGTTGTGCAGGCGGCGGTAGATGCCGCGCACGCCCCACGACCAGGTATCGCCGAACATCGCCTGATAGCCCAGGATCACCTCGTCCTGGTAGACCGGATCGATATCGCCGTCGACCTTGCTGCGCTGGTCCTGCACGGTGCCGTCGCCCTGGCTGTTGTCGACCGGGCCGATCTGCGCGCCGAGGATCGGCCGGTAATAGGTCGCGCCGTTGCGCTGGAACGCCTCCAGCCCCTGCAAGGCATAAAAGGTGCGCTCGTCGAGGAAGGCGCCGGCCTGCTTGACGTTGATCTGGTTGACGATCGGCAGGAAGTAGCGGCCGATGTTGCCGAACACCTTCGAGCGCCCGTCGCCGCGGAAATCCCAGGAGAAGCCCAGGCGCGGCGCGATCATGTCGTCGATCTTGATGTAGGTCTTGCCGGCGCCGTTCTTGTTGTTGAAGGCTTCCACGCGCACGCCGCCGTTGAGCATCAGGTCCGGGGTGATCTGCCAGTTGTCTTCGATGTAGTACGCCGAGTTGATCGTCTCGAAGGTGCCGGTGACCTCCTGCTGGCGCGCGCGCACGTAGGCGTTGACGCCGGCCGGGACCACGCCGCCGTTCTCCAGGGTGGTGCCGGGCACGGTCGGGTAGATCTGGTAGAACTTGCGCGAGGCGCCGGGATAGAAGCTCTCGTTGTCGGAGGTGTTGACCTCGCGGTCCAGGCCGAAGCGCAGCAGGTGGTCGCCGAGCTGCCATTCGAAGTCCAGGCGCGCGGCTTCGCGCTTGTCGGCGCCGTTCTCGATCTGCGCCGAGGACACGCAGCCGATCTGCGGGTTGCCGGCCACGCGCCGGTCCTGCACCGCGTCGCAGTCGCGGTCGTTGAGGCTGCTGGCGATGCGGTCGCGCTTGTTCTCGCCGTACAGCGCCTTCATCGAGAAGTTGTCGCTCAGGTAGCCGGTGTAGGTCAGCGCCCAGTTGGTGCCGCCGACCTCGCTGTACTGGGTGTTGCTGCGGGTGCCGCGGGTGCCGCGGGCGAAGTCGTACTGGTAGTTGTCGGTGGTGGTTTCGTTCTTGTCGGAGAACGCCAGGAATTCCAGCAGGTGGCTGTCGTTGATCTGCCAGTCCAGCTTGGTGCCCCAGAAGCCCTTGTCGGCCTTGCCCTTGAAGAAGGTGCTGCCCGAATCGTTGGTGCTCTCGGGCCGGTAGTCGCGGAACTCGTACATCGCGTAGAAGAACAGCTTGTCCTTCACGATCGGCCCGGAGGCGTGCACGTTGAGGTTGGTGCGGTCGTACTTGTCGCGGCTGGCGATGCGGAACGGATCGCCGTTGCGGTCGTAATGGTTGTCGCCGCCGGATTGCAGCGACTTGGGCTCCCACACCAGCTCGGCGCCGTACTTGAATTCGTTGCCGCCGGACTGGGTCACGGCGTTGATGACGCCGCCGGTGGTGCGGCCGAATTCGACCGAATAGCCGCCGGTCTTGACCTGGAATTCCTTGAAGAAGCCGAACGGAATGCTTGAGAAGCCGACCCGCTTGTAGAAGTCGGTGACGTTGAGGCCGTTGATGTAGACCGCGTTCTCCGACACCGAGGAACCGCCGAACGAGGCGCCGCCGTACTGGCCCTGGATCACGCCCGGCGCCAGCAACGCCACCGCCTGCGCGTCGCGCGCGATCGGCACGCGTTCGAGCTCGGCCTTGGTGATGTTGGTGGCCGATTCGGTCGAACGCACGTCGACCGGGGTGATCACGCGCGAGCCGATCACCTGCACCGCGGCCAGATCGGTGGCGCCGCCGAGATTGACGTTGGCCTCGTTGCCGAGGCTCACCACCACCTGCAGCGGCTCGCCGACGCGCTGGCCGTCCTTGCTGGCCTGCAGCTCGTAAGTGCCGATGGGCAGGAACGGGAAACGGTAATTGCCCTGGGCGTCGGCCTTGACCGTGCGGGTGAAGCCGGTGTCGGCGCTGCGCACGGTGACCTCGGATCCGGCCGCGACGCGGCCGGACAGCGAACCGTCGGTGTTGGCCGCCAGCGCGGGCAGGGCCATCGATGCGAGGCAGATCCCCATCGCCGCGCACAAACCGGACTTGCGAAAGCTCTTGCCTTTCATTGCCGCACTTCCTCCCCTGAACGATATGGGCGGAGCTGCGCCGGGCGATTACTCCGTCGGCAGCACCTGCGCGTTGTAGTCGTAGTCCCACTGGTCGAAGTAGAGATTTCCCCCTTCCCACTCGACCTCGCCGCGTTGCGAATCCACGGTCTCGGAACGATCGAACCGCTTGGCCGGCGCGAACGCGCGGCCGTAGTCGTCGTTGTAAGCCACCCGGTACGCGTCGAGGCCGCCGAGATAGAAGCCGGCCAGCTGCGGATCGGGCGATTCGAAGCGGCCGGTGGTGACGTCCACCGGCAGCCAGCCGTACGGGGCCAGATACATCCAGGCCCAGTCGTGCATGTTGGTGTAGCCGTCGTCGCCGAACACCCAGCCGGACTGCCAGCGCGCCGGAATGCCGTTGAGGCGCAGCAGCGCCATCAGCAGCAGGGTCTGCTGGCCGCAGTCGGCGTGGCCGGCGTGCAGGGCGTAATCGGAGATGTTGGAGATCGTCGAGTACTCGCGCGCGCCGGCCCACGGGATCGCGTCGACCGCGGCGTAGAGCTTCTGCGCGACCCGGTACGGGTTTTTCTCATCGCCGACGACCTTGCGCGAGAACGCGCGCAACGCCGGAGTGAAGACGATGTGCGGCGCGCGCTCGCCCAGGTACGGTCGGGTCTGCGCGTTGTCCGGCGCCGGCACCACCTTGTCCGGATCGATCGCGCGGTACTGGCCGTACACGGTCAGCTCGTAGCTGACTTCGAACCGGGTCGGCTTGCCGGCCTGCGCGGTCTGTTCGAGATACACGGTGCGCTGCAGCGTCGACGCCGGCGCGATCGCGTGCTTGGCCGGCGCGCTGGCGAGAAAACGGATGTCCTGTTGCTGATGCGGCAATTCGCGCGGATACGGCAGCCACGCGCGCAGCGTCTTGCCGGCCGGCACCGCGTCGGCGCGCACGCTCAGCGATTGCACGATGCGCACCCGTCGCGGCGCGCCGTAGCCGCGTTGCAGCGCGGCGTCGCGCACTTCGCGCTGATGCTCGTTGAGCGTTTCCATCGGCCCCGCGCTCAGCGGTTTGGCATCGGCGCGGCGGCGCGCCAGCGCCTGCGCGCTGAGCCGGAACAGGTTCGACGGCGCGCGCTGGAAATAGCGTTTCTCGCCGTCGATGTTCATCGATTCGAGCAGGCCCTGGCGGTCCCAGGCGTCGAACTCGGCCGGGGTCAGATCGGGAATCTGCGTGCGCAGCTTCTGCTCCGCCTGGGCGCGATCGAGGCTGAAATCCAGGCGGATGCGGCGCATGCGCTCGCGCTGGAATTCCAGCGCCGCGCGCGCTTCGTCGCGCAGGCCGCGCTGTTGCAGCGCCGCATCGATTTGCGCGCGCGCTTCGCCGAAACGGCCGGCGTCGACCGATACCACCACCGCGTCGAGCGCGCGCGCGGCGGCTTCGTCGGCGGCGCGCGCCTGCGCTTGCGCCGGGCCGACCGACACGCGCAAGCCCAGTACCAGCGCCGGCAGCGCGAAGATCAGGCCGAGCGCGAGCGCACGCGTGCGCCAGCGCCCGGCGGGAGAGACGATGGCCCTCGCGCGGGGAGCGATAAACAGCAGGTCAGTCACGGGATCCATACCTGTGTCACCCACGCGGGGCCATCGGTTCATGGCTGTGTAACATGTGGATGTCAGGTGGTCAATAAATTATTCCGTATCTATTTTTATTAGGAAGCATGTATTCTCCGGACGACCCCGGAGGCGCCGTGGCGCGTCCGGGTCGGTGTCGGAGGTCCGGCATCGGGCCTGTGAGGGCACGCCGCAGCGCGCGCCCGCCGGAGCATGACGCGATGGGTACCGCCTCGAGCCGCCGCCATCCCACCCGCCGCCGCGCGCTCGCGCGTTGCATCGCAGCAAGCGTGTTGCTGCCGGGGTTGCTCGCGCTGGGTCCGCTGCAAGCGCGCGACCGCGGCATTCCTCCCACCGGCGTGATCGGCATCGAGGAGAGGCAATTGAACGCCGACTACTGGACCCGGCAACTGGCCAAGCCCGACGCGGTGATCCTGGATGCGCGCGCGATCGCCCGGCAGAACGCGCGGCTGGCCGAACTCGATCCGTCGGTGCACGACATCGAACGCCTGCCGGCCAGCCTGAGCCGCGAACGCGTGCAAGGCTGGATCGAAGCGATTTCGCAGCCGCGCGACGAACCCTTGTTCGACGAACGCGGCGAGCCGGTGGCGGCTGCGGTGCTGCAAGGCCTCGACGCCGATCTGGCGTTGGACAAGATTCCCGCGCAGCAGGCCACCCGCTACGGCATGGTCGTGCGCCGCGCCGACCTGCGCACCTTCCCGACCCGCCTGCGCGTGTTCAATTCGCGCGGCGACACCGACATCGACCGCTACCAGGAGAGCGCGCTGTTCCCGGGCACGCCGGTCGCGGTGGCGCACGAGAGCCGCGACGGCCGCTACTGGTTCGTGGTCAGTCCTTTGTATGCGGCCTGGGTCGAGAAGGACCGGATCGCGCTCGGCGACAAGGCGCCGGTGTTCGCCTACACCCGCAAGACGCCGTATCTGGTCGTGACCGGCGCGACCGCGCGCAGCGTGCACACGCCCGAGCAGCCCGGCGTGTCGGACGTGCAGTTGGAGATGGGCGTGCGCGTGCCGCTGCTGGCCGACTGGCCGGCCGACGAAGCGGTCAACGGCCAGCACCATTACGCTTCGCACGTGATCGAGCTGCCGTACCGCGCTGCCGACGGGACGCTGAGGTTCTCGCCGGCCTTGCTGCCGCGCACTTCGGACACGTCCTCGGACTACCTGCCGCTGACCCAGGCGAATCTGGTCCGCCAGGGCTTCAAGTTCTTCGGCGAACGCTACGGCTGGGGCCATTCCTACAACACCCGCGATTGCAGCGGCTTCGTCTCCGAGATCTACCGCAGCTTCGGCGTGCAGCTGCCGCGCAACACCCGCGACCAGGCGGTCAGCCCGGCCTACAACCGCATCGATCTGGACGAGACGCTCGGCCACGACGAGCGCCTGAAGATCGTCAAGAGCCTGGAAGTCGGCGACCTGATCTACATCCCCGGCCACGTGATGATGGTGGTCGGGCACCAGGACGGCTGGCCGTACGTGATCCACGACACCACCGGCATCACCTTCCGCGACCGCACCGGCGACCTGACCCGGGTCCACCTCAACGGAGTCTCGGTGACGCCGCTGGTGCCGCTGCTGTTCAACAAGGAACAGCCGACGGTGGACCGGATCACCAGCATTCAACGTATTCGTCCATGAGCCCGGCCACGATGCGTCCTGCTTTGGCGGGAGGACCTTTGGGTCCGGTGCGTTCCGCCCAGGTCGCCGCGGCCCGGAACAAAAGCGCCGGTCCCGAAGGCCCTCCCACATAAAAGCGGCCCGCCGCGAAACGGCGCTCGCCTCCGCGACCGGACCGGCTTACCTTCTTCCATGGCGCCCCGCGCCTCACCCGAACACGACGCATCCCACGACACCATCGACACATGAAGATCACCGACATCCGTTTCGGCATGCTGCGGGTTCCGCTCAAGACGCCGTTCAAGACCGCGCTGCGCACGGTCGACACGGTCGAGGACATCGTCGTCACCGTCCACACCGACACCGGCCACGTCGGCTACGGCGAAGCGCCGGCGACCGCGCCGATCACCGGCGACACCCACGGTTCCATCGTCGAGGCGATCCGCAAGTTCATCTCGCCGCGCCTGATCGGCCAGGAGATCGCCAACCTCAACCGCATCACCGGGCTGATCCAGGGCGCGATCGAGAAGAACTCCAGCGCCAAGGCGGCGGTCGAGATCGCGGTCTACGACCTGTTCGGCCAGCTCTACGGCGCGCCGCTGTACAAGATGCTCGGCGGCGGCGACCCGGTCATCACCACCGACCTGACGATTTCGGTCGACTACATCGAGAAGATGGTCGCCGACTCGATCGACGCGGTCGACCGCGGCTTCGAATCGCTGAAGATCAAGGTCGGCAAGGACATCGGCGTCGACATCGAGCGGGTCAAGGCGATCTACGCCGCTGTCGAGGGCCGCGCCCTGCTGCGCCTGGACGCGAACCAGGGTTGGACCGCCAAGCAGGCGGTGTACGCCCTGCAGACGCTGGAAGACGCCGGCGTGCGCCTGGAACTGGTCGAGCAGCCGGTCAAGGCGCAGGACCTGGAAGGGCTCAAATACGTCACCGACCGCGTCCACACCCCGATCATGGCCGACGAAAGCGTGTTCGGCCCGGCCGAGGTGATCGACCTGATCCGGATGCGCGCGGCCGACATCATCAACATCAAGCTGATGAAGACCGGCGGCTTGTCCAAGGCGATCCAGATCGCCGACATCGCCGCGATGTACGGGGTCGAATGCATGATCGGCTGCATGATCGAGACCTCGATCTCGGTCGCCGCGGCGGTGCACCTGGCGGTGGCCAAGTCCAACGTCATCACCAAGGTCGACCTCGACGGCCCGTCGCTGTGCGCGTTCAATCCCGTCGACGGCGGGGTGATCTTCAACGAATCGGAGATCACCGTCACCGATGCGCCGGGCCTGGGCATCCGCGAGATCCGCGGTCTGGAAGCGCTGGCCGCCGCCTGACCTGCGCGGCGGCGCGAAGCCGGCTACGCTGTAGCCTTCCGCCGCGCCCGGGACCGGACCCCTGCCGATGTCGCCCCTGCTCAAGATCCGCTCAGAACGCGACCAGATGTCGGCGATCGAACGCCGCATCGCCGACTACCTGCTGGAGAACGCGCACCTGCTGCGCGACTATTCTTCGCAACAGCTGGCCAACGCGCTCGGGATCAGCCAGTCCAGCGTGGTCAAGTTCAGCCAGAAGCTCGGCTTCAAGGGCTATCCGGACCTGAAGTACTCGATCGGCGAAGCGATCGCGCGCGGCGACCGCCACGACGACCACGGCGACGCCCAGGCCGCGCCGGCCGACCCCAACCTGGCCCTGGCCGAGCGGCTGTGGCACGGCAAGGCCCGCGCCGAGGAAGAAACCCGGCTGATCAACCCGCCCGAGCGCATCGAGGCCATCGCCGAGCTGATCCAGCACGCGCGCCGGGTCTACGTGATCGGGCTCGGGGAAGACGGCATCGCCGCGCGCGCGCTGTCGATGAAGCTGGCGATGATCGGCATCCTCAGCGTGCACCATTTCGACCCGGTGCTGATGGCCGCCAGCACCGCCAGCGCCGGCCCCGACGACGTGCTGCTGGTGCTGTCCGAACAGGGCAAGCTGACCGCGCTGTGCCACCTCGCCCGCACCTTCGGCGAGAGCGGCGGCAGCGTGGTCTCGGCGACCCGCCACACCCCCAACCCGCTGCGCGCGCACGCCGACCACGCCTTGCTGGTGTCGGCGCACGACGAGCGCGCGCACATGGAGCCGCTGCTGTACCACAGCGCGCTGCAGCACCTGATGGACCTGATCTTCGTGCTGCTGTGCGAGCGCGGCCAGGACCGTCTGCGCCAGCTCGACAACCATGCCGAGCGGGTGCAGGACATGCTCGATATCTGAGCCGCGATGTCGCGCGACCGCCTCGTCCGACATCCGACCACGACGCCGCGCGCGCTTCCTGTAGGAGCGGCGCGAGCCGCGACCGCGACACCTCGCTTGCGGTGCGAGCTTCGCCGTAGTTGCGTTTTCGCGGTCGCGGCTCGCGCCGCTCCTACAGGGGCAAACGCGACCGCAATGCACACGTGTACGACCGACTTCGCAGGAACCCGACCGCCATGCTCCGCTACGCCGCCGTGCTGATCGCCGCCGCCATGACCCTCACCGCCTGCGCCACCCGCGCCGACCGCGCCGGCGACGACGCGGTGCAGCCGCAACTCGTGCTGGTCACCACCGCCGATTGGAACGCCACTCAGGGACGCTTGCAGCGCTACCTGTTCGAAGGCGGACAGTGGCTCGCGGTCGGCGCGCCGGTCGAGGTCAGCATCGGCCGCAACGGCGCCGCCTGGGGCCGCGGCCTGCGCGCCGCGCCGGACGACGGCGGCCCGCGCAAGAAAGAAGGCGACGGCCGCGCGCCGGCCGGGCTGTTCGCGGTCGGCACCGCGTTCGGTTACGGCGACAGCGCGCAGACGGCGATGGCGTACGCGCCGATGAGCGCCAGCCACTACTGCATCGACGTGCCCGATTCGCCGCTGTACGACCGCATCGTCGATGCGCGCCAGGTCGGCAGCGAAGCGGTCAAGGGTTCCACCGAGCCGATGCGCCGCGACCTGCACGCCGACGGCGATCCGCGTTATCGCCTGGGTTTCGTGATCGCGCACAACCCCGCGCACATCCCCGGCGCCGGCAGTTGCATCTTCGCCCATTTGTGGCGTACGCCCGGCGAACCGACCGCGGGTTGCACGGCGATGGACGAGGCGGCGATGAACGAGTTGCTGGCGTGGCTGCGGCCGCAGGCGCGGCCGTTGTTCGCGCTGTTGCCGCAGGCGCAGTATCGGGCGGTGTGGAAGGACTGGGGATTGCCGGCGCCGGTTGCGGAGTAAACGTCGGCGGCGAGGTTATGCGGCAGTCGCGCGTCGTTGCGACGAGCTATTACGCCCCCCCGTTCGTCATTCCCGCGAAAGCGGGAATCCAGGGCTTTATCGCGACATGGCTCTGAAGTCTCTGGATTCCCGCTTTCGCGGGAATGACGACTGGGAGGGCGACGCATCGGTCTTGCAGCGGCTTCGCCCACAGCGCAGGAACGAAACGCTACCCCACTCCGCCCCGCCTCAATCCTTCTTATCTTCCTCCGCCTTCCTCGCCGCCTTCTTCGCCT
Proteins encoded:
- a CDS encoding MurR/RpiR family transcriptional regulator, with product MSPLLKIRSERDQMSAIERRIADYLLENAHLLRDYSSQQLANALGISQSSVVKFSQKLGFKGYPDLKYSIGEAIARGDRHDDHGDAQAAPADPNLALAERLWHGKARAEEETRLINPPERIEAIAELIQHARRVYVIGLGEDGIAARALSMKLAMIGILSVHHFDPVLMAASTASAGPDDVLLVLSEQGKLTALCHLARTFGESGGSVVSATRHTPNPLRAHADHALLVSAHDERAHMEPLLYHSALQHLMDLIFVLLCERGQDRLRQLDNHAERVQDMLDI
- a CDS encoding L,D-transpeptidase family protein; this translates as MLRYAAVLIAAAMTLTACATRADRAGDDAVQPQLVLVTTADWNATQGRLQRYLFEGGQWLAVGAPVEVSIGRNGAAWGRGLRAAPDDGGPRKKEGDGRAPAGLFAVGTAFGYGDSAQTAMAYAPMSASHYCIDVPDSPLYDRIVDARQVGSEAVKGSTEPMRRDLHADGDPRYRLGFVIAHNPAHIPGAGSCIFAHLWRTPGEPTAGCTAMDEAAMNELLAWLRPQARPLFALLPQAQYRAVWKDWGLPAPVAE